In Chryseobacterium salivictor, the DNA window ACGGTATCTCCCTGTAGTGCGTCTTTTACGTTTTTAGAATGTACGAAAATATCATCCTCTAACCCAGCAACTTTTACATAAGCGTTTCCGGTTTGGTTAAAATCGATGGTACCGGTTAAAGTTCCTTCAATCTTAATATTGATGATGAATTTTCCTTTTTCGACTTCCTTAATTCTTTGATCTGAAAGTAGTTTATGCAACGACTGAATTACCAGTTCGCGCTGTCTGGGATTTTTATAATCAATACCGTCTGCAATCTGCTTGTAGTTATAGATTTTTCCAGATTTTTCGTTCATAAAACGCAAAATCAGTCGCCCGATTTCCTGCAATTTATGATTATTTTTATCTGAGAAATATTTTCCTTTTGCCATAAAGTATGGGTTGTATTTATATATAAGAAAGTTTTAGCAGGTCGAAATCTTTTCAACTCTGTTCTGATGTCTGCCTCCTTCGAAAGGAGTATTGAGGAAGGTATCTACAATGTCTATAGCCAAATGACTTCCGATAAAGCGGGAGGGAAGCGCAATCATGTTCGCATTATTATGTTGACGGGCAAGAGCGGCAAGTTCGGGCATCCAACACAAGGCACATCTAATTTTCTGATGTTTATTGGCGGTGATAGAAACTCCCTGACCACTTCCGCAAATAAGAATTCCTAATTCATTTCTTCCCTGCTCGATAGAATCCGCCGCAGGATGCACAAAATCGGGATAATCCACAGAGTCTGGGGAATAAGTGCCGAAATCTTCCACTTCAAACCGGCCTTCCAAATGTTTTTTTATGATTTCTTTGTATTCGAAACCTGCATGATCGCATGCTATTGCTATTTTTTTCATGACTATTTTTTAAACCTCAATTTTCAGTTCATACAAATTTAAGATTATTAATATAAAAAGCATTCGATTAGTGATTAAATCTTTGTATTCCATCTATATTAACATAAAACAAAAGCTGATTCCGGTGGTTTTTAAGTAAAATAAGGTTTTGGAATAACTTGGGGAGAACTTACAGAATGCATGTGGATAAGTTCCTAGAACATTGTCTTTCACATTCAGATATAAATTCATAATGGACTATATTTTCGGTTAAGCCCAAATAATCTTTTATAAAATTGTCGGACTTCAATTCCGAAGTTATTAAGATTTGGGTTATAAATATATCTCCCAAATTATAATTACTCACAAATATGGATAAGTCGTTAAAACACCTATTAATCAACTAATTAAAATGTTAACAAAACCTGATTAATTTAACTGATAAATGTGGTCAATTAATAAAGTTTATTTCTCCACATACTACCGAACTACAACAACACTACTCAATTTCTTTATTTATAAAAAAAAGATAATGTAGATAAGATGAGTATTTGTGAATTGTGGAATTTTAAATCGAAATTAATTTTTAATCGGGGGAATAAATAGTAAATTTGTGAAACTTAAAACGGAGAAAATTTTATGAAAACAATTAACGATTTTAACTTCAAAGACAAAAAAGCACTGGTGCGAGTAGATTTCAATGTTCCGCAGGATGCTGATTTGAAGGTAACCGACAGCACAAGAATTCAGGCGGTAAAACCTACGGTAGAAAAGATTTTGAATGATGGAGGATCGGTAATTCTAATGACGCATTTGGGGCGGCCAAAAGGTAAAGTATCAGGAGAATTTTCTTTAAAAAATATCCTTCCCGAAATTGAAAAAGTTTTAGGAAAACCGGTGAAATTCTGTGCAGACTGTATCGGTGACGAAGCAATAAAGATGAGTGCTGACTTACAACCGGGAGAGATTCTTTTGTTAGAAAATCTTCGTTTTCATAAAGAAGAAGAAGAGGGTGATATTGACTTTGCCAAACAATTATCTGAGCTGGGAGATGCGTATGTAAATGATGCTTTTGGAACTGCGCATCGAGCGCATGCTTCGACTGCAGTTATTGCTCAGTTTTTTTCTTCAACTAAGTTTTTCGGTTTATTGATGGCGAAAGAATTGGAAGCGATTGAAAAAGTATTGAAAAGTGGTGAAAAACCTGTTACTGCGATTTTGGGAGGTTCTAAAGTTTCCAGTAAAATTACGATTATAGAAAATATTTTGCCAGCAATTGATAATTTAATTATTGGTGGAGGAATGGCTTTTACGTTCATTAGAGCATTAGGAGGCGAAATTGGGAATTCCCTCGTAGAAGTAGATAAACAGACGTTGGCTTTAGAAATACTGGAGAAAGCCAAAACGGAGAATGTAGCTGTTTATTTGCCGGTTGATTCGGTTATTGCTGATGAATTTAATAATGATGCAGAAAGAAAAGAAGTTGATATTTTTGAAATTCCAGATGGCTGGATGGGCTTGGATGCAGGAGTTAGATCAAGAAAAATATTTCATGATGTCATTATGAATTCCAGAACTATTTTATGGAATGGCCCAATCGGCGTTTTTGAAATGGCTCATTTTGCTGCAGGAACGGTTGCTTTAGGTGACAGTATCGCGGAAGCGACGAAACTCGGTGCATTTTCACTTGTCGGTG includes these proteins:
- the rpiB gene encoding ribose 5-phosphate isomerase B; protein product: MKKIAIACDHAGFEYKEIIKKHLEGRFEVEDFGTYSPDSVDYPDFVHPAADSIEQGRNELGILICGSGQGVSITANKHQKIRCALCWMPELAALARQHNNANMIALPSRFIGSHLAIDIVDTFLNTPFEGGRHQNRVEKISTC
- a CDS encoding phosphoglycerate kinase; protein product: MKTINDFNFKDKKALVRVDFNVPQDADLKVTDSTRIQAVKPTVEKILNDGGSVILMTHLGRPKGKVSGEFSLKNILPEIEKVLGKPVKFCADCIGDEAIKMSADLQPGEILLLENLRFHKEEEEGDIDFAKQLSELGDAYVNDAFGTAHRAHASTAVIAQFFSSTKFFGLLMAKELEAIEKVLKSGEKPVTAILGGSKVSSKITIIENILPAIDNLIIGGGMAFTFIRALGGEIGNSLVEVDKQTLALEILEKAKTENVAVYLPVDSVIADEFNNDAERKEVDIFEIPDGWMGLDAGVRSRKIFHDVIMNSRTILWNGPIGVFEMAHFAAGTVALGDSIAEATKLGAFSLVGGGDSVAFVKQFGYDDQVSYVSTGGGAMLESLEGMELPGVKAINS